One window of the Oncorhynchus keta strain PuntledgeMale-10-30-2019 chromosome 31, Oket_V2, whole genome shotgun sequence genome contains the following:
- the LOC118380822 gene encoding DNA-binding death effector domain-containing protein 2-like, with product MATMRRPRYSLRDSLYWDETECLTYYGMLSLHEMFEVVGSQLTETDVEVLSFLLDETYPAGGHPLDPAGWTSEPGEEDPEASKGVSPSPVLLEAWRRLQPKVPALACPTAARHKPKSGLELLLELERRGYLSEGNLEPLLQLLRVLTRHDLLPLVSRKKRRTVSPERFRVDYGTEDKRQVCTSGLTDPCAQTESHDEHATQQWRGGVDSARPTPAPLRKKRGKGRRWTSKPTAHRRRTGIPETPPPPISEKVTCDIRLRVRAEYWEHESALRGSVSSDKQQPLERQFELFSRATSVLRARDLGSIICDIKFSELDNLEAFWGDYLSGALLEALKGVFITDSLRRAAGSEGVRLLISVDQDDYEEGRRLLLDAQEQQAGCWGRDRS from the exons ATGGCAACCATGCGTCGTCCAAGGTACTCTCTCCGAGACTCTCTGTACTGGGACGAGACTGAGTGCCTGACGTACTATGGGATGCTCTCTCTACACGAGATGTTTGAAGTTGTCGGTTCTCAACTGACAGAGACAGACGTTGAGGTGCTGTCGTTCCTCTTGGATGAGACCTATCCGGCTGGAGGGCACCCCTTGGACCCAGCTGGCTGGACCAGCGAGCCCGGTGAGGAAGACCCTGAGGCCAGTAAAGGAGTCTCCCCCAGCCCAGTGCTCCTGGAGGCCTGGCGGCGGTTACAGCCCAAGGTTCCTGCTTTGGCCTGCCCTACCGCTGCCCGCCACAAGCCCAAGAGTGGGCTAGAACTGCTGCTGGAGCTGGAGAGACGTGGGTACCTCAGTGAGGGTAACCTGGAGCCCCTGTTGCAGCTGCTGCGAGTCCTGACGCGACACGACCTCCTGCCTTTGGTGTCCCGCAAGAAAAGGAGGACAG TATCACCAGAACGTTTCAGAGTGGACTACGGGACAGAGGACAAAAGACAGGTGTGCACATCTGGACTGACTGACCCCTGTGCACAGACAGAATCACATGACGAACACGCCACCCAGCAATGGAGGGGGG GTGTTGACTCTGCCAGGCCAACGCCCGCCCCCCTACGGAAGAAGAGGGGTAAAGGCCGCCGCTGGACCAGCAAGCCCACTGCCCACAGGAGAAGAACGGGCATCCCTGAAACTCCTCCCCCACCTATATCTGAGAAAGTGACCTGCG ACATTCGTCTGCGTGTGCGAGCAGAATACTGGGAGCATGAGTCGGCTCTGCGCGGCAGCGTCTCCTCGGACAAGCAGCAGCCCCTGGAGCGGCAGTTTGAGCTGTTCAGTCGTGCCACCTCCGTGCTGCGCGCCCGCGACCTGGGCTCCATCATCTGCGACATCAAGTTCTCTGAGCTGGACAACCTGGAGGCCTTCTGGGGGGACTATCTGAGTGGAGCGCTGCTCGAGGCCCTGAAGGGGGTGTTCATCACAGACTCTCTGCGGAGGGCGGCGGGGAGTGAGGGGGTCCGGCTGCTGATCAGTGTGGACCAGGATGACTACGAGGAGGGTCGCAGACTGCTGCTGGACGCACAGGAACAACAGGCCGGCTGCTGGGGACGAGACAG GTCATGA